One genomic window of Glycine soja cultivar W05 chromosome 9, ASM419377v2, whole genome shotgun sequence includes the following:
- the LOC114425831 gene encoding tocopherol O-methyltransferase, chloroplastic-like gives MSVEQKAAGKEEEGKLQKGIAEFYDESSGIWENIWGDHMHHGFYDPDSTVSVSDHRAAQIRMIQESLRFASLLSENPSKWPKSIVDVGCGIGGSSRYLAKKFGATSVGITLSPVQAQRANSLAAAQGLADKVSFEVADALKQPFPDGKFDLVWSMESGEHMPDKAKFVGELARVAAPGGTIIIVTWCHRDLGPDEQSLLPWEQDLLKKICDSYYLPAWCSTSDYVKLLESLSLQDIKSADWSPFVAPFWPAVIRTALTWNGLTSLLRSGLKTIKGASAMPLMIKGYKKDLIKFSIITCRKPE, from the exons ATGTCGGTGGAGCAGAAAGCAGCAGGGAAGGAGGAGGAGGGAAAACTGCAGAAGGGAATTGCAGAGTTCTACGACGAGTCGTCTGGCATATGGGAGAACATTTGGGGCGATCACATGCACCACGGCTTTTATGACCCGGATTCCACCGTTTCTGTTTCTGATCATCGCGCTGCTCAGATCCGAATGATCCAAGAATCTCTTCGTTTTGCCTCTCTGCTTTCTG AGAACCCTTCTAAATGGCCCAAGAGTATAGTTGATGTTGGGTGTGGCATAGGGGGCAGCTCCAGATACCTGGCCAAGAAATTTGGAGCAACGAGCGTAGGCATTACTCTGAGTCCTGTTCAagctcaaagagcaaattctcTTGCTGCTGCTCAAGGATTGGCTGACAAG GTTTCCTTTGAGGTTGCTGACGCCCTAAAGCAACCATTCCCTGACGGGAAGTTTGATCTGGTATGGTCCATGGAGAGTGGAGAGCATATGCCTGACAAAGCTAAG TTTGTTGGAGAATTAGCTCGGGTAGCAGCACCAGGTGGCACCATAATAATAGTAACATGGTGCCACAGGGATCTTGGCCCTGATGAACAATCCCTACTTCCATGGGAGCAAGATCTCTTGAAGAAGATTTGCGATTCATATTACCTTCCAGCTTGGTGCTCAACTTCTGATTATGTTAAGTTGCTGGAATCCCTGTCCCTTCAG GACATTAAATCAGCAGATTGGTCTCCCTTTGTTGCTCCATTTTGGCCAGCAGTGATACGCACCGCCCTGACCTGGAATGGCCTCACTTCACTCTTGCGCAGTG gACTTAAAACCATAAAGGGAGCTTCGGCTATGCCATTGATGATAAAAGGATACAAGAAGGATCTGATTAAGTTTAGCATCATTACATGTCGGAAGCCTGAATAA
- the LOC114425002 gene encoding uncharacterized protein LOC114425002 isoform X2, with the protein MKPQTNGMSRAHKANNNTQFEGPNWLIFAAGALLSTLSIRLGYKLKQAVDSKPKQNATTGNGKSTHTKNSTDCFMQSNGYSQTQDNHGCFSCISGTGGTMELKCPPNGQMQMLNEFDGALPLVTVPAVAEFSKENGVVWACSPDRLELPSKPFHHSNCSDSPCVSESGSDIFSKREVIQKLRQQLKRRDDMILEMQDQMAELQNSLNAQMGLSSHLQLQLDATNSDLFDSEREIQRLRKAIADHCVGFVHHDKSSKVTVFPAEIRNDLSNGHLDGENNCESPEKLRDEEERIELLKRQVGELKEVIEGKEYLLQNYKEQKAELSLKIRELQQRLDSQLPNIL; encoded by the exons ATGAAACCACAAACCAATGGGATGTCTAGAGCTCATAAGGCAAATAATAATACACAGTTTGAAGGGCCTAACTGGCTTATTTTTGCTGCTGGTGCTTTGTTGAGTACCCTATCCATTCGCCTCGGTTACAAGTTAAAGCAGGCAGTCGACTCCAAGCCGAAGCAAAATGCAACTACTG GAAATGGAAAATCCACCCACACAAAAAACTCCACAGATTGCTTTATGCAGTCTAATGGATATTCCCAAACGCAAGATAATCATGGATGCTTCAGTTGCATTTCAG GAACTGGAGGTACCATGGAGCTAAAGTGCCCACCAAATGGCCAAATGCAGATGCTGAATGAGTTTGATGGGGCTCTCCCTTTGGTAACAGTTCCTGCTGTTGCTGAATTTAGCAAGGAAAATGGTGTTGTCTGGGCATGCTCTCCTGATCGTCTCGAACTGCCTTCAAAGCCATTCCACCATTCAAACTGCTCAGATTCACCATGCGTATCAGAATCTGGTTCTGATATTTTTAGTAAGCGGGAAGTCATACAGAAACTGCGGCAACAGTTGAAGAGAAGAGATGATATGATACTAGAAATGCAAGATCAAATGGCTGAATTGCAAAATTCACTCAATGCTCAGATGGGACTTTCTTCTCATTTGCAATTGCAGCTTGATGCTACAAACAGTGACTTATTTGACTCCGAGAGAGAGATCCAACGGCTAAGGAAAGCAATTGCAGATCACTGTGTTGGATTTGTTCACCATGACAAATCTTCCAAGGTGACAGTTTTTCCTGCTGAGATTAGAAATGACCTTTCAAATGGGCATCTTGATGGGGAGAATAATTGTGAATCCCCTGAAAAACTAAGGGATGAGGAGGAGAGAATTGAGTTGCTGAAAAGGCAAGTAGGAGAGTTGAAAGAGGTAATAGAAGGAAAAGAATACTTGCTCCAGAACTACAAGGAGCAAAAGGCAGAACTGTCTCTGAAGATTAGGGAATTGCAGCAGAGATTGGATTCTCAGCTGCCTAATATTTTGTAG
- the LOC114425002 gene encoding uncharacterized protein LOC114425002 isoform X1, with product MKPQTNGMSRAHKANNNTQFEGPNWLIFAAGALLSTLSIRLGYKLKQAVDSKPKQNATTGQKGNGKSTHTKNSTDCFMQSNGYSQTQDNHGCFSCISGTGGTMELKCPPNGQMQMLNEFDGALPLVTVPAVAEFSKENGVVWACSPDRLELPSKPFHHSNCSDSPCVSESGSDIFSKREVIQKLRQQLKRRDDMILEMQDQMAELQNSLNAQMGLSSHLQLQLDATNSDLFDSEREIQRLRKAIADHCVGFVHHDKSSKVTVFPAEIRNDLSNGHLDGENNCESPEKLRDEEERIELLKRQVGELKEVIEGKEYLLQNYKEQKAELSLKIRELQQRLDSQLPNIL from the exons ATGAAACCACAAACCAATGGGATGTCTAGAGCTCATAAGGCAAATAATAATACACAGTTTGAAGGGCCTAACTGGCTTATTTTTGCTGCTGGTGCTTTGTTGAGTACCCTATCCATTCGCCTCGGTTACAAGTTAAAGCAGGCAGTCGACTCCAAGCCGAAGCAAAATGCAACTACTGGTCAGAAAG GAAATGGAAAATCCACCCACACAAAAAACTCCACAGATTGCTTTATGCAGTCTAATGGATATTCCCAAACGCAAGATAATCATGGATGCTTCAGTTGCATTTCAG GAACTGGAGGTACCATGGAGCTAAAGTGCCCACCAAATGGCCAAATGCAGATGCTGAATGAGTTTGATGGGGCTCTCCCTTTGGTAACAGTTCCTGCTGTTGCTGAATTTAGCAAGGAAAATGGTGTTGTCTGGGCATGCTCTCCTGATCGTCTCGAACTGCCTTCAAAGCCATTCCACCATTCAAACTGCTCAGATTCACCATGCGTATCAGAATCTGGTTCTGATATTTTTAGTAAGCGGGAAGTCATACAGAAACTGCGGCAACAGTTGAAGAGAAGAGATGATATGATACTAGAAATGCAAGATCAAATGGCTGAATTGCAAAATTCACTCAATGCTCAGATGGGACTTTCTTCTCATTTGCAATTGCAGCTTGATGCTACAAACAGTGACTTATTTGACTCCGAGAGAGAGATCCAACGGCTAAGGAAAGCAATTGCAGATCACTGTGTTGGATTTGTTCACCATGACAAATCTTCCAAGGTGACAGTTTTTCCTGCTGAGATTAGAAATGACCTTTCAAATGGGCATCTTGATGGGGAGAATAATTGTGAATCCCCTGAAAAACTAAGGGATGAGGAGGAGAGAATTGAGTTGCTGAAAAGGCAAGTAGGAGAGTTGAAAGAGGTAATAGAAGGAAAAGAATACTTGCTCCAGAACTACAAGGAGCAAAAGGCAGAACTGTCTCTGAAGATTAGGGAATTGCAGCAGAGATTGGATTCTCAGCTGCCTAATATTTTGTAG